The nucleotide sequence GAAAGCGGCGGCCGAGAAGGCCGCGGCTGAAAAGGCGGCAGCCGAGAAAGCCGCGGCGGAAAAGGCGGCGGCGGAGAAGGCCGCCGCCGAAAAGGCCGCAGCGGAGAAAAAAGCCAGGGACGACGCCGCCAAGAAGGCAGCCGCCGAAAAAGCGGCGGCCGACAAAGCCGCCGCCGAGAAGGCGGCCGCCGAAAAGGCCGCGGCGGAAAAGGCAGCGGCCGAGAAAGCCGCGGCGGCCAAGAAGGCCGCCGCCGATCGCGCCCTGAAGGAAGCGTTCCGCAACGACGCCCTGGGTGCCGCCGGCATTCCGGGCGGCACGGCGGACCGCAACCAGGCGGGCGGCGGCCGCGACGACGGCTATGGCGCCAAGGTGCGGGCCTGCATCCAGCCGGGCGTGTCCTATCCGACACCCCCGCGGGCCGGCTCGGCGAACCCCACCGCGCAATACCGGGTACAGTTACGTTCGGACGGCAGTGTATCGGCCGTGACCCTGACCTCGTCCTCGGGCAACTCCGGTTTCGACCGGGCCGTGGAAACGGGGATCCGGCGCTGCAACCCCTTCCCGAAACCTTCTACCGGACGCTATGAGCCGGTGATCGACGTTATTTACCGTATGTATGACTGACAGGAGATTGCTTACCATGACTCCAGCTTATCGCCGATCCACGATCCGGGCCGCGCTGAGGACCTACGGTTTCGGCCTGTTGGTGTTGCTGGCAATCCTGCTGGCGGGCCGGCCGGCCCATGCGCAGTTGCGCGTGGACATATCGGGAACGGGCGCCACGCAGTACCCCGTGGCCATCGCGGACTTCGCCGGCGACGCCACGCGCGGCCATGCCCTGGCGGAAGTCATACGCGCCGACCTGAACCGCACGGGCCAGTTCCGCCTGATCGATGGCTCGAACGCCGGCCTGACGGTGGACAGCAGCGTCAACTATGACGACTGGCGTGGCAAGGGGGCGGATTTCCTGGCCTACGGCAGCATCAACCAGACGCCGGACGGCCGCTACGACATCCGCTACCGGCTGGCCGACACCGTCAAGCGTGGGCAGCTGGATGGCGTGGCTTTCTCGGGATCGGAACAGGAACTGCGCCGCGTCGCCCACCAGATCGCCGATCGCATCTACGAAAAGATCACCGGTGTGCGCGGCGTGTTCTCGACCCGGATCGCCTATGTCCTGAAGCAGGGCAGCACGTATGAACTGCAGGTGGCGGATGCCGACGGGCAGAATCCGCAAGTGGCGCTGCGCTCGCGCGAACCGATCATCTCGCCGCGCTGGTCGCCCGACGGCTCGCGCCTGGCGTATGTCAGCTTCGAGTCCGGCAAGCCGGTGGTGTATGTGCATACCCTGGCTACCAGCGCCCGGGTACCGGTGGCGAACTACAAGGGCAATAACAGCGCGCCGGCCTGGTCGCCGGACGGCAGCATGCTGGCCATCGTGCTGACGCGGGACGGACTGTCGCAGATTTACACCATCAACGCCGACGGCTCGAACCTGCGCCGGGTCACCCGTTCGCCGGGCATCGACACCGAACCGACTTTCACGCCCGACGGCCGTTCCATCATTTTCACCAGCGACCGCAGCGGCGGCCCGCAGATCTACCAGGTGGGCCTGGGCGGCGGCGAGCCCCGCAGGCTGACGTTTAACGGCAGTTACAACGTCTCACCTCGTATTTCGCCCGACGGCTCGACGCTTGTGTACGTTGCAAGACGAGACGGCGCATTTCGCATCGCTTCGCTCAATCTGTCGTCCGGGACCGAAACTTTGCTGACGAATGGCAACGATGACCAATCTCCCAGTTTTGCCCCGAATGGAATGCAAGTACTATACGCGGCTATCCAAGGCGGACGTAATGTTCTTGCAGTCGTATCGAGCGATGGCCGCGTGCGGCAAACGCTGTCGGTACTGAACGGGCAGATCAACGAACCGACTTGGGGCCCATTTACCCGCTAACACGTGTGACTCACTTATCAACAAAGGAACCATCATGAAGTCGCGCATTGCCAAAAGCCTTACCGTTGCAGCGCTCGTCGCAACTCTGG is from Bordetella bronchialis and encodes:
- the tolA gene encoding cell envelope integrity protein TolA, giving the protein MTPPLIKHTSRPPEAPPTQDNRKAFGFAVLVHVILVLVLVLGVNWRTENPGPVQVQLWANGDSPDSPPPQPQPEPAPQPKPEPTPEPPPPPPPPQPAPPPPPPPPQAQPKPQDTPDPEIALEEARKKKEQEEKERQAAAAEQARLEKERQQAALEEKQRLEKQRQDAEKAAAAKAAAEKAAAEKAAAEKAAAEKAAAEKAAAEKAAAEKAAAEKAAAEKKARDDAAKKAAAEKAAADKAAAEKAAAEKAAAEKAAAEKAAAAKKAAADRALKEAFRNDALGAAGIPGGTADRNQAGGGRDDGYGAKVRACIQPGVSYPTPPRAGSANPTAQYRVQLRSDGSVSAVTLTSSSGNSGFDRAVETGIRRCNPFPKPSTGRYEPVIDVIYRMYD
- the tolB gene encoding Tol-Pal system beta propeller repeat protein TolB, which translates into the protein MTPAYRRSTIRAALRTYGFGLLVLLAILLAGRPAHAQLRVDISGTGATQYPVAIADFAGDATRGHALAEVIRADLNRTGQFRLIDGSNAGLTVDSSVNYDDWRGKGADFLAYGSINQTPDGRYDIRYRLADTVKRGQLDGVAFSGSEQELRRVAHQIADRIYEKITGVRGVFSTRIAYVLKQGSTYELQVADADGQNPQVALRSREPIISPRWSPDGSRLAYVSFESGKPVVYVHTLATSARVPVANYKGNNSAPAWSPDGSMLAIVLTRDGLSQIYTINADGSNLRRVTRSPGIDTEPTFTPDGRSIIFTSDRSGGPQIYQVGLGGGEPRRLTFNGSYNVSPRISPDGSTLVYVARRDGAFRIASLNLSSGTETLLTNGNDDQSPSFAPNGMQVLYAAIQGGRNVLAVVSSDGRVRQTLSVLNGQINEPTWGPFTR